A single window of Salvia splendens isolate huo1 chromosome 6, SspV2, whole genome shotgun sequence DNA harbors:
- the LOC121807343 gene encoding uncharacterized protein LOC121807343, with translation MNQWQSDDRKWCFFHPTELVVGICALCLKERLLALASAKKNSLHKTLGLGSATKKSPSSSSSSSLNKIFALTALLNRLDIKDHKSSVDDHFCRSSTSTQDDSFISIKFEDNGIASWEKGKCAATEDKKIKCLVEHSKPRGALRWRRRIGHIFKLIRLKKSNKGIICHVGAKQRKSISLNTIDKM, from the exons ATGAACCAGTGGCAATCCGATGACAGAAAATGGTGCTTTTTCCATCCCACAGAATTGGTGGTAGGGATTTGTGCTCTCTGTTTGAAAGAGAGGCTCTTGGCTTTAGCTTCAGCCAAGAAAAACTCTCTTCACAAAACTCTAGGTTTAGGTTCAGCCACGAAGAAAtcgccctcttcttcttcttcttcttctctcaacAAGATCTTTGCTCTCACGGCTTTGCTCAACCGTCTCGACATTAAAGATCACAAATCTTCTGTTGATGATCACTTCTGCCGCAGCTCAACATCCACTCAAGATG ACTCTTTTATATCGATCAAGTTTGAAGACAATGGCATTGCCTcatgggaaaagggaaaatgTGCTGCAACAGAGGATAAGAAGATCAAGTGTTTGGTGGAGCACTCGAAACCACGTGGGGCGCTGAGGTGGCGAAGGCGGATTGGCCACATATTCAAGCTCATCCGATTGAAGAAGTCCAACAAAGGCATTATTTGCCATGTGGGAGCAAAGCAAAGGAAGAGTATAAGTCTAAATACTATTGACAAAATGTAG
- the LOC121807875 gene encoding uncharacterized protein LOC121807875, with product MFFFFVGGLEQQAKQVLKSGVGRCISCGSPADLVEYEKVLKAFFVPVWRWPGKEPLMHCKDCNLFFPQSIAPPPRLPEKESVEAALRCHFCSRQVDASFRFCPFCGSGL from the coding sequence atgtttttctttttcgtgGGAGGATTGGAGCAGCAGGCGAAGCAGGTGCTGAAGAGCGGCGTCGGTCGCTGCATATCCTGCGGATCTCCGGCGGATCTTGTGGAGTACGAGAAAGTGCTCAAGGCCTTCTTCGTGCCAGTGTGGCGCTGGCCAGGGAAGGAGCCGCTCATGCACTGCAAGGACTGCAATCTCTTCTTCCCTCAATCGATCGCTCCTCCACCGCGCCTCCCGGAAAAGGAATCCGTGGAGGCGGCTCTGAGATGCCACTTCTGCTCTCGTCAGGTCGATGCCTCGTTTAGGTTTTGCCCCTTCTGTGGATCGGGGCTTTAG
- the LOC121807310 gene encoding chlorophyllide a oxygenase, chloroplastic-like, with amino-acid sequence MSAAIATVAALALPISFSRSSKISSKRGISGGFRVFAIIGEEGGSIERKKPWNTLFEVEYPRSKLQRSDGKFLDAYQALEVARFDIQFCDWKARQDVLAIMLLHEKVVEVLNPLAREFKSIGTLKKELAELQEGLAQAHNQVHISEARVSRAVDKLAYMETLVNDKIMQERTVPEDDVSPPSTSTRSAESMKNRQARRSLNVSGPVQPYSPRLKNFWYPIAFSADLKDDTMIPLDCFEESWVLFRGKDGKPGCVRNTCAHRACPLDLGSVHEGRIQCPYHGWEYSTDGKCEKMPSTKLLNVRIKALPCFEQEGMIWIWPGEDPPTASLPSLLPPSGFQIHAEIVMELPVEHGLLLDNLLDLAHAPFTHTSTFAKGWRVPSMVKFLTPANGLQGYWDPYPIDMEFRPPCMVLSTIGISKPGKLEGQSTRECSTHLHQLHVCLPSSRNKTRLLYRMSLDFAPILKYVPFIQYVWRHFAEQVLNEDLRLVLGQQERMLKGANIWNLPVSYDKLGVRYRLWRNSVEEGCEQEPFSK; translated from the exons ATGTCCGCTGCCATTGCCACCGTTGCTGCTCTCGCTCTTCCAATCTCCTTTTCTCGCTCTTCTAAGATTAGCAGCAAAAGG GGCATCAGTGGTGGATTCAGGGTATTTGCTATAATTGGGGAAGAAGGTGGATCGATAGAGAGAAAGAAGCCTTGGAATACCTTGTTTGAAGTAGAGTATCCGAGGTCTAAACTTCAACGATCCGATGGCAAGTTCTTGGACGCATACCAGGCTCTAGAGGTGGCTCGGTTCGATATACAATTCTGCGATTGGAAGGCCCGGCAAGATGTCCTCGCAATCATGCTCCTACATGAAAAG GTTGTGGAAGTGTTAAATCCTCTTGCTCGTGAGTTCAAATCGATAGGGACGCTAAAAAAGGAACTTGCAGAGTTGCAGGAGGGACTAGCTCAAGCTCACAATCAG GTACATATATCAGAAGCAAGAGTGTCCAGAGCTGTAGACAAGCTAGCTTACATGGAAACATTGGTTAATGATAAGATAATGCAAGAAAGAACCGTACCTGAAGATGATGTTTCGCCTCCAAGTACTTCGACCAGATCTGCAGAGAGCATGAAGAACAGACAGGCTCGAAGAAGCCTCAATGTTTCTGGCCCGGTCCAGCCATACAGTCCCCGTTTGAAGAATTTCTGGTACCCCATTGCCTTCTCTGCGGACTTGAAGGATGACACTATG ATCCCACTGGATTGCTTTGAGGAATCTTGGGTTCTATTTCGAGGGAAAGATGGAAAACCTGGTTGTGTGCGGAATACTTGTGCCCACCGCGCGTGCCCGCTCGACCTTGGCTCGGTTCACGAGGGTCGTATCCAGTGTCCTTATCATG GATGGGAATACTCAACTGATGGGAAATGTGAGAAAATGCCATCTACTAAATTGCTCAATGTGAGAATCAAGGCATTACCATGCTTTGAGCAAGAGGGGATGATATGGATTTGGCCAGGAGAAGATCCTCCAACTGCAAGTCTTCCGTCTCTGCTACCACCGTCAGGATTTCAAATTCATGCTGAG ATTGTGATGGAACTTCCAGTTGAACATGGCCTCTTGTTGGACAACCTGTTGGACCTTGCACATGCTCCTTTCACACACACATCCACCTTTGCAAAGGGTTGGAGAGTCCCAAG CATGGTGAAGTTCTTGACACCTGCAAATGGTCTGCAAGGCTACTGGGATCCTTATCCGATAGATATGGAATTCCGGCCACCTTGTATGGTACTGTCCACCATTGGGATTTCAAAGCCCGGTAAACTAGAAGGACAGAGTACGAGAGAATGCTCAACACATTTACATCAACTTCATGTCTGCTTACCTTCGTCAAGAAATAAAACCAGACTACTATACAGAATGTCACTTGACTTTGCTCCAATATTGAAGTATGTTCCTTTTATACAATACGTGTGGAGACATTTCGCTGAACAG GTATTAAATGAGGATCTACGGCTTGTACTCGGCCAACAAGAACGGATGCTTAAAGGAGCAAACATATGGAATCTACCGGTTTCATATGATAAACTCGGAGTAAGATACAGGCTATGGAGAAACTCAGTTGAGGAAGGTTGTGAGCAAGAACCCTTCAGCAAATAA
- the LOC121806898 gene encoding uncharacterized protein LOC121806898 isoform X2, translating to MERSLGTYDYRKSYMSLTHYTECKDFFRLIRESRGYDIVSYPSYIMKSGLLDRTLRPLGNDVMLANLNFRETLRCHGEQYLKDSFVNIVWNMLHGLSVVTFTVKQIDRDYNHVGVVKTVQTMVSVATSYGEIYEVKEWRFKPSGSQMDWE from the exons ATGGAGAGATCTCTCGGTACATACGATTATCGTAAATCCTATATGTCTCTAACCCATTACACCGAATGCAAGGATTTCTTCCGGCTAATTCGAGAGAGCAGG GGATATGATATTGTTTCCTACCCTTCTTACATCATGAAATCGGGGTTGCTGGACCGTACTTTGCGACCGCTTGGCAATGACGTTATGCTGGCTAATCTTAATTTTCGAGAAACCTTAAGG TGTCATGGAGAACAGTATTTGAAGGATAGTTTTGTGAACATTGTGTGGAACATGTTACATGGGTTGAGCGTTGTAACATTTACTGTGAAGCAAATCGATCGTGATTATAACCATGTTGGTGTTGTAAAGACTGTCCAAACAATGGTATCAGTAGCAACAAGTTATGGAGAAATCTATGAGGTCAAGGAGTGGAGGTTTAAACCTTCCGGCTCCCAAATGGATTGGGAGTGA
- the LOC121806898 gene encoding uncharacterized protein LOC121806898 isoform X1, with translation MERSLGTYDYRKSYMSLTHYTECKDFFRLIRESRGYDIVSYPSYIMKSGLLDRTLRPLGNDVMLANLNFRETLRVKMDTLVSKINLDTMCHGEQYLKDSFVNIVWNMLHGLSVVTFTVKQIDRDYNHVGVVKTVQTMVSVATSYGEIYEVKEWRFKPSGSQMDWE, from the exons ATGGAGAGATCTCTCGGTACATACGATTATCGTAAATCCTATATGTCTCTAACCCATTACACCGAATGCAAGGATTTCTTCCGGCTAATTCGAGAGAGCAGG GGATATGATATTGTTTCCTACCCTTCTTACATCATGAAATCGGGGTTGCTGGACCGTACTTTGCGACCGCTTGGCAATGACGTTATGCTGGCTAATCTTAATTTTCGAGAAACCTTAAGGGTAAAGATGGACACTTTAGTTTCCAAAATTAATCTTGACACCATG TGTCATGGAGAACAGTATTTGAAGGATAGTTTTGTGAACATTGTGTGGAACATGTTACATGGGTTGAGCGTTGTAACATTTACTGTGAAGCAAATCGATCGTGATTATAACCATGTTGGTGTTGTAAAGACTGTCCAAACAATGGTATCAGTAGCAACAAGTTATGGAGAAATCTATGAGGTCAAGGAGTGGAGGTTTAAACCTTCCGGCTCCCAAATGGATTGGGAGTGA
- the LOC121806235 gene encoding photosystem II 22 kDa protein, chloroplastic, translating to MAQTMLLTANPLLKGDQPSLIQRLKPQSFSKLLLSPRIANSPLSSSSTTVALFKSKAQATPPAKKVVVKPKTEDGIFGTSGGIGFTKQNELFVGRVAMIGFAASLLGEAITGKGILQQLNLETGIPIYEAEPLLLFFILFTLLGAIGALGDRGRFVDDAPSTGLDKAVIAPGKGFRSALGLGDGPLFGFTKANELFVGRLAQLGIAFSLIGEIITGKGALAQLNIETGVPIGELEPLLLFNIVFFFVAAINPGTGKFVTDEEED from the exons ATGGCTCAAACAATGCTGCTCACTGCAAACCCTTTGTTGAAAGGTGATCAGCCATCGCTCATCCAAAGGCTTAAACCTCAATCCTTCTCTAAGCTTTTGCTCTCTCCGAGAATTGCTAATTCAcctctttcttcctcttctacAACTGTTGCTCTCTTCAAATCCAAAGCCCAAGCCACTCCTCCTGCTAAGAAG GTGGTGGTGAAGCCGAAGACTGAAGATGGGATTTTTGGAACATCTGGTGGAATTGGTTTTACTAAGCAAAATGAGCTTTTCGTTGGCCGTGTTGCTATGATCGGATTCGCG GCTTCCCTATTGGGTGAGGCAATAACTGGGAAAGGAATCCTTCAACAACTAAACTTGGAAACTGGGATTCCAATCTATGAGGCAGAgcctcttcttcttttcttcattcttttcaccctTCTGGGAGCCATCGGTGCCTTGGGAGACCGTGGCCGGTTCGTCGACGATGCCCCATCCACCGGTCTCGACAAGGCAGTTATAGCTCCCGGAAAGGGCTTCAGGTCCGCCCTTGGCCTCGGAGACG GTCCTTTATTTGGATTCACAAAGGCAAATGAATTGTTTGTTGGAAGATTGGCTCAACTTGGAATTGCTTTCTCTTTAATTGGAGAAATTATAACTGGAAAGGGAGCACTTGCCCAGTTGAACATTGAGACCGGAGTCCCGATTGGTGAACTCGAACCACTTTTGTTGTTCAACATCGTCTTCTTCTTCGTTGCTGCAATTAACCCGGGGACGGGAAAATTCGTTACCGACGAAGAAGAAGATTAA
- the LOC121807510 gene encoding two-component response regulator ARR17-like — translation MVSERDEEEKQLFHVLAVDDSNIDRKLLERLLTFSSYQVTCVESGDKALEYLGLVDIHQQNECQRSSPLSSPSSTQLSCQSFSSKSEVSKVNLIMTDYSMPGISGYDLLKRIKDSSWKDVPVVVMSSENVPSRINMCLEGGAEEFLLKPVKLSDVEKIHSNLISSTNYSPCEENAIAEIEKSNNARREGSEIDKNCSNGNKRKAIKNISTDVGD, via the exons ATGGTTTCGGAAAGAGATGAAGAAGAGAAACAGCTCTTTCATGTATTGGCTGTGGATGACAGTAATATCGATAGAAAGCTCTTGGAGAGGCTCCTCACTTTCTCTTCATACCAAg TTACTTGCGTGGAATCGGGAGATAAGGCACTCGAATATTTGGGATTGGTGGATATTCATCAACAAAATGAATGTCAAAGATCATCGCCATTATCTTCTCCATCTTCCACACAACTTTCTTGTCAATCTTTTTCGTCAAAATCAGAG GTATCAAAAGTTAATCTGATCATGACAGATTACAGCATGCCTGGAATCAGTGGCTATGATTTACTAAAAAGAATTAAG gATTCTTCTTGGAAAGATGTTCCAGTTGTGGTTATGTCATCTGAGAATGTACCTTCAAGAATCAATAT GTGTTTGGAAGGAGGAGCAGAAGAGTTCTTACTGAAACCTGTGAAATTATCAGATGTGGAAAAAATCCATTCTAATCTTATTAGTTCAACTAATTATAGTCCCTGCGAAGAAAACGCTATTGCCGAAATTGAAAAATCTAATAACGCTAGGAGAGAAGGCAGTGAAATTGATAAGAACTGCAGCAATGGTAACAAGAGAAAAGCTATTAAAAATATCTCCACCGACGTAGGTGACTAA